From a single Bacillus sp. NEB1478 genomic region:
- a CDS encoding Z1 domain-containing protein: MPLIDETKKNIMFNHVKDKIMENLTKQSMLQEETIAQEIEEWKKVIEFTPPSILKTILGIENEQLIRRLSKEEWTYIIKELEQSFIVRISSGILVVGEEQRTRDLSWWTSKKQLESDNYYSNNYMNYMKRNLPTEILNTISEDTNAVMNNLADPNLDAFSIYGMVVGHVQSGKTSNYASLICKAADAGYRFIVVIAGGQNNLRDQTQKRLDEVFIGANYKGVGQLAGFKREKMPDSLTNADNDFKIETAKARGTTNFENMQLPILVVIKKHTKPLSNLLDWLDKHYKNQVDKAMLVIDDESDYASINTKNEEDPTVINEKIRLLLQKFKKSAYVAYTATPYANIFIDHKAQNNDIGKDLFPRDFIYALDAPSNYFGAEKIFGNEDKKYVVEIPNNEVMFELDKDFKSIPKDMPFLIKHKKDYNKELIRLPESLHDAIRLFLINIAIRNLRNQKKHNSMLIHISRFTDVHIQIKKLVAEYFELLKIHIKAYGRVASPFKHSPHLQAMKETFYSNLQNIEFDFETILKELCLSVDTVLIVDVHQRAKTPLAYRDDIQSNVIVIGGLSLSRGFTLEGLSVSYFLRTTIYYDTLMQMGRWFGYRIGYEDLCRVYLTDDLYNKFAFIIEATNDLINRLNDMREENLTPEDFGLAVQLHPDSLLQVTARNKSKNTEEMYLEMNLDGLIKETRWISNLNEDLEANEVLLKETTKELIASNAEHIENNSHVWKNVDKSIIQNFVNNYCLYKNDPLGIKSRLPIDFIKEYIRKSKLEWDVVLFNGNGKEIFQEGNITLNRQLRNGKQKQGYFEVAKRQLSRARPESIVMQKEHKNLSSREMRKKLEKPLLMLHALELSYEESSTNYNAVGFGISFPDLKNKQTNSIKVRINNVYRTQLEEAYKDEVGEDIDYDE, encoded by the coding sequence ATGCCACTCATTGATGAAACTAAAAAAAATATTATGTTTAACCATGTAAAAGATAAAATTATGGAAAATCTTACAAAACAAAGTATGTTGCAAGAAGAAACGATAGCGCAAGAAATTGAAGAATGGAAAAAAGTAATTGAATTTACTCCTCCTTCAATCCTAAAGACTATTTTAGGAATTGAAAATGAGCAACTTATACGTCGATTATCAAAAGAGGAATGGACTTACATAATAAAGGAATTAGAACAGTCTTTCATTGTCCGTATTTCATCTGGAATTCTTGTTGTAGGGGAAGAACAGAGAACAAGAGATCTCTCTTGGTGGACGAGTAAAAAACAGTTGGAAAGCGATAACTATTATTCAAATAACTATATGAATTACATGAAACGTAATTTACCAACAGAAATACTTAATACGATTAGTGAAGATACGAATGCAGTCATGAACAATTTAGCTGATCCTAATTTAGATGCATTTTCAATATACGGGATGGTTGTCGGTCACGTCCAATCAGGAAAAACATCAAACTATGCCTCTTTGATTTGTAAAGCTGCAGATGCAGGTTATCGTTTTATTGTCGTAATTGCGGGTGGGCAAAATAACCTTCGAGATCAGACACAGAAGAGATTAGATGAAGTATTTATAGGAGCAAACTATAAAGGTGTTGGACAATTAGCTGGATTTAAAAGGGAAAAAATGCCTGATAGTCTAACAAATGCGGATAATGATTTTAAAATTGAGACAGCAAAAGCTAGAGGGACTACAAACTTTGAAAATATGCAGTTGCCTATTTTAGTTGTTATAAAAAAACATACCAAGCCGTTATCTAACCTTTTAGATTGGTTAGATAAACATTATAAAAATCAAGTGGATAAAGCTATGTTGGTTATTGATGATGAATCAGATTATGCATCGATAAATACCAAAAATGAAGAAGACCCTACAGTGATAAATGAGAAAATACGGTTACTTTTACAAAAATTCAAAAAAAGTGCATATGTTGCATATACAGCTACACCATATGCTAATATTTTTATTGATCATAAAGCACAAAACAATGATATTGGCAAAGATTTATTCCCACGTGATTTTATTTACGCTTTAGATGCGCCATCAAATTATTTTGGAGCTGAGAAGATTTTTGGTAACGAGGACAAGAAATATGTAGTTGAAATTCCAAATAATGAGGTAATGTTTGAACTAGATAAGGATTTTAAATCTATTCCCAAAGATATGCCTTTTCTGATAAAGCACAAAAAGGATTATAACAAAGAATTAATCAGATTACCCGAAAGTTTACATGATGCGATTCGCTTATTCTTAATTAATATAGCTATTCGAAACTTGCGTAATCAAAAAAAACATAATAGTATGCTAATTCATATTTCCAGATTCACAGATGTTCATATCCAAATAAAAAAACTAGTAGCAGAATATTTCGAATTATTGAAGATACATATAAAAGCATACGGACGGGTAGCGAGTCCTTTTAAGCATTCGCCTCATTTACAAGCTATGAAAGAAACTTTCTATTCTAACTTACAGAATATCGAGTTTGATTTTGAAACGATATTAAAGGAATTATGTCTTTCTGTTGATACTGTACTAATTGTGGATGTACATCAACGAGCAAAAACACCATTAGCATATAGAGATGATATACAGTCAAATGTGATTGTCATCGGTGGATTGAGTTTGTCCCGTGGTTTTACATTAGAGGGTTTAAGCGTAAGTTATTTCTTAAGAACGACGATTTATTACGATACATTAATGCAAATGGGACGATGGTTTGGATATCGAATTGGTTATGAAGATCTCTGCAGGGTGTACTTAACAGACGATTTATATAATAAATTTGCTTTTATAATTGAAGCTACTAATGACTTAATAAATCGTTTAAATGATATGCGTGAGGAGAATTTAACCCCTGAAGATTTTGGATTAGCTGTTCAATTACATCCAGACAGTCTCTTGCAGGTTACAGCTCGTAATAAGTCAAAAAATACAGAAGAGATGTATTTAGAAATGAATTTAGATGGGTTAATTAAAGAAACTAGATGGATTAGTAATTTAAATGAAGATCTTGAAGCAAATGAGGTTCTTTTAAAAGAAACCACTAAAGAGCTAATAGCAAGTAATGCTGAGCATATAGAAAATAACAGTCATGTCTGGAAGAATGTAGATAAGTCTATTATTCAGAACTTTGTTAATAATTATTGTTTATACAAAAATGATCCTCTTGGTATAAAATCGAGACTGCCGATTGATTTTATAAAAGAATATATTCGAAAGAGTAAATTAGAATGGGATGTAGTTTTGTTTAATGGAAATGGAAAAGAAATTTTCCAAGAGGGTAATATTACTTTAAATCGTCAATTACGTAATGGAAAGCAGAAACAAGGATATTTTGAAGTGGCAAAAAGACAGCTTTCACGAGCAAGACCGGAAAGTATAGTAATGCAAAAAGAACATAAAAATTTAAGCTCCCGTGAAATGCGAAAGAAATTAGAAAAACCTTTACTTATGTTACATGCTTTAGAATTAAGTTATGAAGAAAGCAGTACCAATTATAATGCTGTTGGTTTTGGCATAAGTTTCCCTGACTTAAAAAATAAACAGACTAATAGTATAAAAGTTCGAATTAATAATGTATACAGAACGCAGCTTGAAGAAGCATATAAGGATGAAGTTGGTGAAGATATTGACTATGATGAATAA
- a CDS encoding ATP-binding protein → MRKLITEVVQPIVSNFIKSLRDIGYVFEVAVADVLDNSITAKANNIHISCIPNPETVFTILDNGLGMNNKELIDAMRLATNDPDTHRVADDLGRFGLGLKTASFSQCTDLTVISKKNGEISIKQWDLDYISEKNEWLLITPDILGYENIPLFKEFMEQESGTLVVWRGIDAFSESDIPNKIDILNSHLSLVFHCYLEGIVPGKKALKLFVNGQQLEPFNPFNPKHIATQQLVQEKIKFLDSEIIVQPFILPHHSKLSQQEFENYATKDGYTKSQGFYLYRAHRLLIYGTWWGMHRTNDAHKLVRIKIDIPNNQDFAWGIDIKKSYANPLSVIKKDLKRIIQQVTVKGSRPFTGRGKKIEDITTTRFWELVADKDEIQFAINRSHPIIRDFENKLNDEQHKLLNVILMGLEGYLPLDAIVAQLNTNPLKVKQETLLNENEIKALVESWRSSGISEAFIKELLKTEVYKNKEAYFEDATH, encoded by the coding sequence GTGAGAAAATTGATAACTGAAGTAGTACAACCAATTGTATCAAATTTTATTAAGTCCTTAAGGGATATTGGTTATGTTTTCGAAGTAGCTGTAGCTGATGTACTTGATAACAGTATAACTGCAAAAGCAAACAATATACATATTTCATGTATTCCGAATCCTGAAACAGTGTTTACAATTTTAGATAATGGTCTTGGTATGAACAATAAAGAACTTATAGATGCTATGCGTTTAGCTACTAATGATCCTGATACACATAGAGTGGCTGATGATTTAGGGAGATTTGGATTAGGCTTGAAAACAGCTTCTTTCTCACAATGTACCGATTTAACTGTTATTTCTAAAAAAAACGGCGAGATCTCTATTAAACAATGGGACTTGGATTATATTTCAGAAAAGAACGAATGGTTACTAATAACGCCTGACATACTTGGGTACGAAAATATACCGTTATTTAAAGAGTTTATGGAGCAAGAATCTGGAACATTAGTAGTATGGCGCGGAATCGATGCTTTTTCAGAATCTGACATACCTAATAAGATTGATATTTTAAACAGTCATTTATCTTTAGTTTTTCATTGCTATTTGGAAGGAATAGTACCTGGGAAAAAAGCTTTAAAACTTTTTGTGAATGGGCAACAATTAGAACCATTTAACCCATTTAATCCTAAACATATAGCAACGCAACAATTGGTACAGGAGAAAATAAAATTTTTGGATTCGGAAATTATTGTACAGCCATTTATATTACCTCATCATTCCAAATTATCTCAACAAGAATTTGAAAATTACGCTACGAAAGATGGTTATACAAAATCACAGGGATTTTATTTATACCGTGCCCACCGATTACTTATTTACGGCACATGGTGGGGTATGCATAGAACAAACGATGCTCATAAGCTTGTCCGTATAAAAATAGATATACCAAATAATCAAGATTTTGCATGGGGTATTGATATAAAGAAGTCTTATGCAAATCCCCTTAGTGTAATAAAGAAAGATTTAAAACGGATTATTCAACAAGTAACAGTAAAAGGATCGAGACCTTTTACTGGTAGAGGAAAAAAAATTGAAGACATTACAACTACTCGTTTCTGGGAACTAGTTGCTGATAAAGATGAAATTCAATTTGCCATTAATAGGAGTCATCCAATTATCAGAGATTTTGAAAATAAACTTAATGATGAGCAGCATAAATTATTAAATGTCATATTAATGGGATTAGAGGGTTATCTGCCATTAGATGCAATTGTAGCTCAGTTAAATACGAATCCACTGAAAGTGAAACAAGAAACATTATTAAATGAAAACGAAATAAAAGCACTTGTTGAAAGTTGGCGATCAAGTGGAATCAGTGAAGCTTTTATTAAAGAGTTATTAAAGACGGAAGTATATAAAAATAAGGAGGCTTATTTTGAAGATGCCACTCATTGA
- a CDS encoding DNA cytosine methyltransferase, whose protein sequence is MPAHLKKDGLRHIHPDPKQARSITVCEALRTQTFEGDFELKGSVVQNYEMIGNAEPTLFAKKTRLCIY, encoded by the coding sequence ATCCCTGCTCACCTAAAAAAGGATGGTCTAAGACATATTCATCCAGATCCTAAACAGGCTAGATCAATTACTGTGTGTGAAGCGTTAAGAACACAAACATTTGAAGGTGATTTTGAATTAAAAGGAAGTGTGGTTCAAAATTACGAAATGATCGGAAATGCAGAACCAACGTTATTTGCAAAAAAAACTAGATTATGTATTTATTAG
- a CDS encoding alpha/beta hydrolase, with protein MSYYQASKAHMYYEDIGTGTPIVMIHGFSPDHRLMEGCMEPIFQEKKDYRRIYLDLPGMGQTRDYETINNSDEMLEAVIELIEKLIPNESFLLAGQSYGGYMIRGIITKMPERVLGAALICPMIIPDKEDRTLPEHQALQVDEGFLSTLTKEERDDFRGINVKLNEHTWKRYSEEVVSGLKAADYVFLGKIEKAYGYSFEIDKVEFNKPMVLLTGKQDHITGYKDVYDILDNYPRASFSVLETAGHNLQIDQPQLLNLHINEWLDRVLLLQRKKLILENKL; from the coding sequence ATGTCATATTATCAAGCAAGTAAAGCCCATATGTATTATGAAGATATAGGAACAGGTACTCCAATCGTTATGATTCACGGGTTCTCACCGGACCACCGATTAATGGAAGGGTGCATGGAACCGATCTTTCAAGAGAAAAAGGACTACAGAAGAATCTATCTTGATCTGCCCGGCATGGGGCAAACGAGAGACTATGAAACCATTAATAACTCAGATGAAATGTTAGAAGCTGTAATAGAACTTATTGAAAAGCTAATTCCTAATGAATCATTCCTCCTCGCAGGACAATCTTATGGCGGCTACATGATCAGAGGGATCATTACGAAAATGCCTGAGCGAGTGTTAGGTGCAGCACTAATCTGCCCGATGATTATACCTGATAAAGAAGACCGAACACTTCCGGAGCATCAGGCGTTACAAGTGGACGAAGGTTTTCTATCTACCTTAACAAAAGAAGAAAGAGATGACTTCAGAGGAATCAATGTGAAGTTAAATGAACACACATGGAAGAGGTATTCAGAGGAAGTTGTTTCAGGATTGAAAGCTGCAGATTACGTGTTTCTCGGTAAAATCGAAAAAGCTTACGGATACAGCTTTGAAATTGACAAAGTTGAGTTCAATAAACCAATGGTGTTACTAACAGGTAAACAAGATCACATCACTGGCTACAAAGATGTTTATGACATTCTGGACAACTACCCAAGAGCATCATTCTCTGTACTCGAAACAGCAGGACACAATCTGCAGATCGACCAGCCACAGCTATTGAATCTGCATATTAATGAGTGGCTAGATCGAGTTTTATTGTTACAAAGAAAAAAATTAATTCTTGAAAATAAGCTTTAA
- a CDS encoding Gfo/Idh/MocA family oxidoreductase, which produces MRFGVIGTNFITERFIESASMIEDFSLNAVYSRTEDRAKEFAAKYNVTSTFTDIVEMASSGEIDAVYIASPTSFHYEQSMIFMKHGKHVLCEKPVASNAKELERMIATAKENNVLLMEAMRSTMTPNFKSVMDNIHKIGPVRRYVGSSCQYSSRYDAYKEGKVLNAFNPIFSNGSLMDIGTYCLYPMVVLFGKPELVKANGYLLGSGVDGEGSILLNYEDKEAVVMYSKISNSYAPSEIQGEKGSILIDHIQNMTKVEIRYKDGSTEDITQVQDKPSMYYEAKEFIEFAKLRKLESEINSHENSLRVMKIMDEARKQIGLVFPADTRSLDDVDYTPNDRTADGLLNLIKGLSNEERRKLLDKM; this is translated from the coding sequence TTGAGATTTGGTGTGATTGGTACAAACTTTATAACAGAACGTTTTATTGAATCAGCAAGTATGATCGAGGATTTTTCATTGAATGCGGTCTATTCCCGTACAGAAGATCGTGCAAAGGAATTTGCAGCGAAGTATAACGTTACTTCGACTTTTACTGATATCGTAGAGATGGCTTCAAGTGGCGAGATTGATGCAGTCTATATTGCAAGTCCAACGTCCTTTCATTATGAACAGTCCATGATCTTCATGAAACACGGCAAGCATGTGCTTTGTGAAAAACCAGTCGCTTCTAACGCGAAGGAACTTGAGCGAATGATTGCAACCGCAAAAGAAAACAACGTTCTTTTAATGGAAGCAATGCGTTCTACGATGACCCCTAACTTTAAAAGTGTAATGGATAACATACATAAAATTGGACCTGTCCGCCGTTACGTCGGAAGCTCGTGTCAGTACTCCTCCCGCTATGATGCGTATAAGGAAGGAAAGGTATTAAACGCGTTCAATCCAATTTTCTCGAACGGCTCTCTCATGGATATCGGGACTTACTGTTTGTATCCTATGGTCGTACTGTTTGGTAAGCCTGAACTCGTAAAAGCAAACGGCTATTTGCTCGGATCTGGTGTGGACGGTGAAGGAAGCATCCTTTTAAACTATGAAGACAAAGAAGCAGTTGTGATGTACTCGAAGATTTCGAACTCTTATGCACCATCAGAGATTCAAGGCGAGAAAGGCAGCATTCTGATCGACCATATCCAGAACATGACGAAAGTGGAGATCCGCTATAAAGATGGATCCACAGAAGATATCACACAAGTGCAGGACAAACCATCCATGTATTATGAAGCTAAGGAATTTATCGAATTCGCGAAACTACGAAAGCTGGAGTCTGAGATCAACTCCCATGAAAACAGTTTAAGAGTCATGAAGATCATGGATGAGGCTAGAAAGCAGATTGGACTCGTGTTCCCTGCTGATACCCGCTCACTCGATGACGTGGATTACACACCGAACGACAGAACTGCAGACGGACTGTTAAACTTAATCAAGGGACTGTCGAACGAAGAACGGCGGAAGCTTCTCGATAAAATGTAA
- a CDS encoding helix-turn-helix transcriptional regulator: MLEVKFKLKEILEERGLTQKELSKKSNVREATISDIVRGTRTVINFKHLAAIAEALDIKTIEDIMEFQERK, translated from the coding sequence ATGTTAGAAGTAAAATTTAAATTAAAAGAAATACTTGAAGAACGTGGTTTAACACAAAAAGAATTATCAAAAAAATCCAATGTTAGAGAAGCAACAATTAGTGACATTGTCAGAGGAACACGTACTGTTATTAATTTTAAACATTTAGCTGCTATTGCGGAAGCATTAGATATAAAAACAATTGAAGACATCATGGAATTTCAAGAGAGAAAATAA
- a CDS encoding AIPR family protein, with product MTMLKIKATQFKRMEDPIGRGNKRKYVCYVHINDLPKDISFGPNPRDQKLTTSVAKQIEDSLLSNDGDFHLKNRGVVVSAEKVQYDTKKGEMMLFLDDDYEHGNIDGGHSLKIALKHQNKGLNQFMAFEIMVGVEDIIEPLAAARNTSVQVDDKSLAELSNKFDSIKDAIGGMPFFERIAFKQNQQLAPKVKMIDAREIVAILTMFNRNVYSQTVHPTQAYSTKAKVLDDYLENPDQFEIFSNIAPDIFDLYDQIERDFPEAYNATGGRYGGKKYSGYKEGKVVAKTKFRQEDSIYRVPDGLIYPLVASFRAAVELNIDTGKYEWKRDVFALYDELRKQLATKIMKYTEAIGNNPNAVGKDANAWDILYMTVERAV from the coding sequence ATGACTATGTTAAAAATTAAAGCTACTCAATTCAAACGAATGGAAGATCCAATTGGACGAGGAAACAAAAGAAAATATGTATGTTATGTGCATATTAATGATTTACCAAAAGATATTTCATTTGGACCGAATCCGCGTGATCAGAAACTAACTACATCTGTGGCTAAACAAATTGAAGATTCCTTATTAAGTAACGATGGTGATTTCCATCTTAAAAATCGTGGAGTAGTGGTATCGGCTGAAAAAGTCCAATATGATACAAAAAAAGGTGAAATGATGTTATTTTTAGATGATGACTATGAACATGGAAATATAGATGGCGGTCACTCTTTAAAAATAGCTCTTAAACATCAAAATAAAGGACTTAATCAATTTATGGCGTTTGAAATTATGGTTGGTGTGGAGGATATAATAGAGCCATTAGCAGCAGCTCGTAATACTTCTGTCCAAGTTGACGATAAATCATTAGCGGAACTAAGCAATAAATTCGATTCAATTAAGGATGCTATTGGTGGTATGCCGTTTTTCGAAAGAATCGCATTTAAACAAAATCAGCAATTGGCACCGAAGGTCAAAATGATCGACGCACGTGAAATTGTGGCAATTCTTACAATGTTCAATCGCAATGTTTATTCGCAAACAGTTCATCCTACACAAGCATATAGTACCAAAGCTAAAGTTTTAGATGATTATTTAGAAAATCCAGACCAATTTGAGATTTTTTCAAATATTGCCCCTGATATATTTGATTTGTATGATCAAATAGAAAGGGATTTTCCAGAAGCTTATAATGCTACTGGTGGACGCTATGGAGGAAAAAAATATTCAGGATATAAAGAAGGAAAAGTAGTTGCAAAAACAAAGTTCCGCCAAGAAGATTCGATTTATAGAGTACCTGATGGTTTAATTTATCCCTTAGTTGCGTCATTCCGTGCAGCTGTAGAACTTAATATCGACACAGGTAAATATGAGTGGAAACGCGATGTATTTGCACTTTACGATGAATTAAGAAAACAATTAGCTACAAAGATAATGAAGTATACGGAAGCAATTGGAAACAATCCTAATGCAGTTGGAAAAGATGCTAACGCATGGGATATTTTATATATGACTGTTGAACGTGCAGTATAA
- a CDS encoding DUF1385 domain-containing protein translates to MNIGGRALKNGIMFQSDNYIVKARYNSDGKITITEESTSFVLDNWLVRFLSSLPFLRSLVALLRILWDSKKVLIITCIIVIPVTMLLEKYNIINDSNIDEINTGFQYFYIIFIFFLFWLIYRIYGKFHGAEHKAINTYLEFGKVEIKQVKKATRISSRCGTNLVFIVIMLKIITLGLHINSPIVNLSVWMIAYEIFELQETKLAFLSKPFIKIGEFFQKLTTAEPTTYELEPAVIGINRLIQLEKSI, encoded by the coding sequence ATGAATATTGGTGGTCGTGCTCTCAAAAACGGAATCATGTTCCAATCGGATAACTACATAGTAAAAGCTAGATATAATAGTGATGGTAAAATCACCATCACAGAAGAATCCACATCATTTGTATTAGATAACTGGCTTGTCAGATTTTTAAGTTCCTTACCCTTTCTGAGAAGTCTGGTTGCACTCTTAAGGATTTTGTGGGATTCAAAGAAAGTTCTTATAATTACGTGTATTATCGTAATTCCAGTTACCATGCTCCTCGAAAAATATAATATTATTAATGATTCCAATATTGATGAAATCAATACAGGATTCCAATATTTCTATATCATTTTTATATTTTTTCTTTTCTGGCTGATATATCGTATATATGGTAAATTCCACGGCGCAGAACATAAGGCGATAAATACTTATCTTGAGTTTGGAAAAGTTGAAATAAAACAAGTCAAGAAAGCAACACGTATATCCTCTAGGTGTGGGACAAATCTTGTATTTATTGTTATTATGCTGAAAATTATCACCCTAGGTTTACACATAAACAGCCCGATTGTTAATTTGTCTGTTTGGATGATCGCTTATGAAATCTTTGAGCTGCAAGAAACTAAGTTAGCTTTTTTGAGTAAACCGTTTATTAAAATCGGGGAATTTTTTCAGAAACTGACAACTGCCGAACCAACAACTTATGAACTGGAACCAGCTGTAATTGGTATAAATCGCTTAATTCAACTGGAGAAATCCATTTAG
- a CDS encoding HAMP domain-containing sensor histidine kinase: MDTKWKSRTKMFVWVLLLTFGISGIVSIFENGHWYFNKDYFHTGEFNVQLDDYIDYIGIAEINKPSEKELKDNIKVKKEDIEEHRTRYGTLSEQVTNLRDQYAPKIDDARAAGNEDVVKLYEQQRDEKIKDIIENFKSDEHVKGKVIKEKEKQIDTFLDARERYLAEYDPNLLGFQYYLEDAKTGEVFTNVKNTDSPEDLEDKSNLFTRKYSSSSENGSLQINGHYSFLDYTQDEYFAHKPRLLQGIITLPASASKGDWLQKQNDDYKNRQMFFYATSIGSLSVLCLVFFWARKLHPIKMIAASEKRNLYKKIPIDIRLGSLLITIFLMLLALVMNAQNYDQLSFSFLYSDGLFEFLIAVFMVGVTLIQAVWIYPEIGSRELYREAFLIKMSRWFYRLGSDVFYNRSVGIQILLLLIVIFLSGFGAGVVFMYPETFILYFFLFIVFTVPVLLYLFKRIGYLNRIIQHSKELAAGQLEQDLPHKGKSALAMLAGNLNLLKHGVKTSKKEEAKSERLKNELITNVSHDLRTPLTSIITYTELLKSPGVTKDDHDSYLEIIDRKSKRLKILIDDLFEASKMASGKIELTKQKVDIVQLLQQAMAEYNETIKESSLTFRLATPNSPIFTYVDGQKMWRVFDNLIGNVLKYSLENTRVYMSVTNEKHKVKISFKNVSKYELGGNIEELFERFKRGDTSRHTDGSGLGLAIAKSIVDLHDGTMDIDVDGDLFKVTIELDAMEP; encoded by the coding sequence TTGGATACAAAATGGAAAAGTAGAACCAAGATGTTCGTTTGGGTCCTGTTGTTGACCTTTGGGATCAGCGGAATCGTCTCCATTTTTGAGAACGGCCATTGGTACTTTAACAAAGATTATTTTCATACAGGAGAGTTTAACGTTCAACTAGATGATTATATTGACTACATCGGCATTGCTGAAATTAATAAACCTTCAGAAAAAGAGTTAAAGGACAACATCAAAGTTAAGAAGGAAGATATTGAGGAGCATCGCACTCGTTACGGAACTTTGTCCGAGCAGGTGACCAACTTGAGAGATCAGTACGCACCGAAGATCGATGATGCCAGGGCTGCCGGAAATGAAGATGTCGTGAAGCTTTATGAACAGCAAAGAGATGAGAAGATTAAAGATATCATCGAAAATTTTAAAAGTGATGAACATGTCAAAGGAAAGGTTATCAAAGAGAAAGAAAAACAGATTGATACATTTTTGGATGCGCGAGAAAGGTATTTGGCCGAATACGATCCTAATCTTCTTGGCTTCCAATACTATCTGGAGGATGCGAAAACTGGAGAGGTTTTTACAAATGTAAAGAATACAGACAGCCCGGAAGATTTGGAAGATAAATCGAATTTGTTCACAAGGAAATATTCTTCCTCTTCCGAAAATGGTTCTTTGCAGATAAATGGTCATTATTCCTTTTTAGATTATACACAGGATGAATACTTTGCCCATAAACCAAGATTGCTTCAAGGAATCATTACTTTGCCAGCTTCTGCTTCTAAAGGGGATTGGCTCCAAAAGCAGAACGATGATTATAAAAACAGGCAGATGTTCTTTTATGCAACTTCAATCGGCAGTCTTTCCGTGTTATGCCTCGTGTTTTTTTGGGCAAGGAAACTTCATCCTATAAAGATGATTGCTGCATCGGAAAAAAGAAACCTATACAAGAAAATCCCAATCGATATTCGCTTGGGGAGTCTATTAATTACGATTTTTCTTATGTTGTTAGCACTCGTGATGAATGCGCAAAACTATGATCAACTGTCCTTTTCGTTCTTATATAGTGACGGACTCTTTGAATTTCTGATCGCGGTCTTCATGGTCGGGGTCACTCTTATCCAAGCGGTATGGATCTACCCGGAGATCGGTAGCAGAGAATTGTATAGAGAAGCTTTTCTCATAAAAATGTCCCGATGGTTCTATCGATTGGGATCAGATGTGTTTTACAACAGAAGTGTGGGTATTCAGATTCTGTTGCTCCTTATCGTGATTTTTTTGTCTGGATTTGGTGCGGGGGTTGTGTTCATGTACCCGGAAACATTCATCCTTTATTTCTTTCTGTTTATTGTTTTCACTGTACCTGTACTGCTGTATCTGTTCAAACGGATCGGATATTTGAACCGGATCATCCAGCATTCCAAAGAACTTGCAGCCGGGCAATTGGAACAAGATCTGCCTCATAAGGGAAAATCGGCATTAGCCATGCTTGCTGGGAATCTGAATCTCTTGAAACACGGTGTGAAAACGTCAAAGAAAGAAGAAGCCAAAAGTGAACGCCTGAAAAACGAGCTGATTACAAATGTAAGTCATGACCTCCGTACACCGTTAACTTCAATCATCACGTATACAGAACTTCTGAAGTCACCCGGGGTGACGAAAGACGATCATGATTCGTATCTGGAAATCATCGACCGCAAATCGAAGCGTCTGAAGATCTTGATTGATGATCTGTTCGAAGCTTCTAAAATGGCAAGCGGCAAGATTGAACTTACGAAACAAAAGGTAGATATCGTTCAGCTGCTGCAGCAGGCGATGGCCGAATATAACGAAACGATCAAGGAGTCATCCTTAACTTTTAGACTGGCAACCCCAAACAGTCCGATCTTCACCTATGTGGACGGTCAAAAAATGTGGCGGGTGTTTGATAATCTAATAGGAAATGTTCTTAAGTATTCACTTGAAAACACAAGGGTCTACATGTCGGTGACGAATGAAAAACACAAAGTGAAGATCTCATTTAAGAACGTCTCTAAATATGAACTAGGCGGAAACATCGAGGAGTTGTTTGAACGGTTCAAGCGGGGAGATACTTCGCGTCATACAGATGGATCCGGCTTAGGTCTTGCGATTGCTAAATCCATTGTCGACCTGCACGATGGAACGATGGATATTGATGTAGATGGGGATCTATTTAAAGTCACGATCGAATTGGATGCGATGGAACCATGA